The following proteins are co-located in the Shouchella hunanensis genome:
- the hisS gene encoding histidine--tRNA ligase, with product MSIRLPRGTQDILPEDAVVWQLIEKTAKEVCQAYHFEEIRTPIFEHTEVFTRGVGDTTDIVQKEMYTFKDRGDRSLTLRPEGTASVVRSYVENKLYGEANALTKLYYTGPMFRYERPQAGRMRQFVQFGVEALGSANPHLDAEVLALLIEICNRLGLVNLKLVINSLGDKESRDAHRQALINHFEPSIEEFCSDCQTRLTKNPLRILDCKKDREHPLMKTAPAILDFLNDESRQYFENVKQTLDQLGIAYEVDATLVRGLDYYNHTAFELMSTAPGFGAITTLCGGGRYNGLVQEFGGPETPGIGFAFSIERFILAMKAEGVTLPERPKLDAYIVALGDEANQRAAVLLNDLRKQGFRADKDYMAKKMKAQFKAADRNGATCTIIIGEDELANEQAVIRHMVSGEQKTVAYQSIVMELGESIKGGSES from the coding sequence ATGTCTATTCGTTTGCCAAGAGGAACGCAAGATATCTTACCTGAAGATGCTGTCGTTTGGCAACTTATTGAAAAAACAGCTAAAGAAGTATGCCAAGCGTATCATTTTGAAGAAATTCGTACGCCAATATTTGAGCATACAGAAGTATTTACCCGTGGAGTAGGGGATACAACGGATATTGTTCAAAAAGAAATGTACACGTTTAAGGATCGAGGTGATCGAAGCTTAACGCTTCGCCCAGAAGGAACGGCATCTGTTGTACGATCCTATGTAGAGAACAAGTTATATGGAGAAGCGAATGCCCTAACAAAACTATACTATACAGGACCAATGTTCCGTTACGAGCGGCCACAAGCAGGAAGAATGCGTCAATTCGTACAGTTTGGGGTTGAAGCATTAGGTAGTGCAAACCCGCATTTAGATGCAGAAGTATTAGCATTACTGATTGAAATTTGCAATCGACTCGGCTTAGTCAATTTAAAGCTTGTCATTAATTCATTAGGTGATAAAGAAAGTCGTGACGCTCATCGTCAAGCACTTATTAATCATTTTGAACCGTCGATTGAGGAGTTTTGTTCAGACTGTCAAACGCGTTTAACGAAAAATCCATTACGTATTCTCGATTGTAAGAAAGACAGAGAGCATCCGCTAATGAAAACAGCGCCTGCTATCTTAGACTTTTTAAATGATGAATCACGTCAATACTTTGAAAACGTAAAACAAACGTTAGACCAGCTAGGCATTGCTTATGAAGTAGATGCTACACTTGTTAGAGGATTAGATTATTACAATCATACTGCGTTTGAATTAATGAGCACAGCGCCTGGATTCGGTGCTATTACAACTTTGTGCGGAGGTGGGCGTTACAATGGTCTTGTACAAGAATTCGGTGGACCAGAAACACCTGGTATTGGATTTGCATTCAGCATCGAACGGTTTATTCTTGCGATGAAAGCAGAAGGTGTTACTTTACCTGAACGTCCAAAGCTAGACGCGTATATTGTTGCTTTAGGTGATGAAGCAAATCAACGAGCGGCTGTCTTATTAAATGATTTAAGAAAACAAGGCTTTCGGGCAGATAAAGACTACATGGCAAAAAAAATGAAAGCACAGTTTAAAGCTGCAGACCGAAATGGAGCGACGTGCACAATTATTATTGGAGAAGATGAACTAGCGAATGAACAAGCCGTTATTCGTCACATGGTTTCTGGCGAACAAAAAACAGTTGCTTATCAATCAATTGTAATGGAACTAGGGGAAAGTATTAAAGGGGGATCAGAATCGTGA
- a CDS encoding RsfA family transcriptional regulator → MKIRQDAWSHEDDVLLADTVLSHIKDGSTQLKAFDEVGDALNRTSAACGFRWNAVIRQKHLSTIEEAKRERKMRKRMVAAPFSTSYQKLEARPFESIQPTKQFNENEPSMESIIAQLKTFDLGASSSLKEENQRLRQKLQTAQAHIGELEKQLSRNKQEHSMIEEDYQSLISIMNRARRMAILEEDLDDQVAFRMETNGNLEKID, encoded by the coding sequence ATGAAAATAAGACAAGATGCGTGGTCACACGAAGATGACGTATTATTAGCGGATACAGTACTTTCCCATATAAAAGATGGAAGCACTCAATTAAAAGCTTTTGATGAAGTAGGCGATGCGTTAAATCGAACATCAGCTGCTTGCGGATTCCGATGGAATGCCGTTATACGACAAAAGCACTTAAGTACAATTGAAGAAGCGAAACGAGAAAGAAAGATGCGTAAACGTATGGTCGCCGCACCTTTTTCAACAAGCTATCAGAAGCTTGAAGCGAGACCGTTTGAATCTATACAGCCAACTAAGCAATTCAATGAAAACGAACCGTCAATGGAATCAATTATTGCCCAATTAAAGACATTTGACCTAGGGGCTTCTAGTTCATTAAAAGAAGAGAACCAAAGGTTACGTCAAAAACTACAAACAGCACAAGCGCATATCGGAGAATTAGAAAAGCAATTATCGAGAAATAAGCAAGAGCACAGCATGATTGAAGAAGATTATCAATCACTTATCTCCATTATGAATCGTGCAAGAAGAATGGCTATTTTAGAGGAAGATTTAGATGATCAAGTCGCGTTTCGAATGGAGACGAACGGAAATCTTGAAAAAATCGATTAA
- a CDS encoding tetratricopeptide repeat protein has translation MDLSTGIAFMKEANYEEAAKVFTVYIEENPKAPEGYLNMANLLRVLGDRERAVVFNERAIELDKNATTAYYSLGVLAYEDEHYQEAIKHFLTAQQKGLADADLFYMLGMSHYQLGSLAHAQANLSRAHELQADDLEITFQYGLCLAQQNQLAEAEALFIDVIKQDSTHADAYYNLGVIHLSSERVEEALKCFDLALTNQEDHLLAGNAKRVVEDALNKG, from the coding sequence ATGGATTTATCAACAGGAATTGCATTTATGAAGGAAGCGAACTATGAAGAGGCAGCAAAGGTGTTTACTGTCTATATTGAAGAAAACCCAAAAGCGCCAGAAGGCTATTTAAATATGGCGAACCTTTTACGTGTGCTTGGTGACCGAGAACGGGCCGTTGTCTTTAATGAGCGTGCAATTGAACTAGATAAGAACGCGACCACCGCCTATTATAGCCTTGGTGTGCTTGCGTATGAAGACGAGCATTACCAAGAAGCGATAAAACATTTTCTTACAGCACAACAAAAAGGGTTAGCGGATGCTGACTTATTTTATATGCTTGGGATGTCCCATTATCAGTTAGGTTCCCTTGCTCATGCACAGGCTAATTTAAGTCGTGCACATGAATTGCAAGCAGACGATCTGGAGATTACATTTCAATATGGTCTCTGCCTTGCACAACAAAACCAGCTAGCAGAAGCAGAAGCGCTATTTATTGACGTAATAAAACAAGACTCAACTCATGCGGATGCCTATTACAACCTTGGTGTCATTCATTTGTCTTCAGAAAGAGTAGAAGAAGCACTAAAATGTTTTGACTTAGCTCTAACGAATCAAGAGGACCATTTACTTGCTGGAAATGCGAAACGTGTTGTAGAAGATGCACTGAACAAAGGGTGA
- a CDS encoding homoserine dehydrogenase — translation MKIGLIGYGTVGSGVYERLIGSREQIESIIGEKFEIVRILVKNVEKYKDVNSTLFTSSWDTFFNTDKYDIVFEAINGTELTKTYTKALLKQGTSVISANKKLVALHGEELEQLAFENQAYYGWDAAVCGAIPIVNVFKSVLLTTNIQSIAGILNGTSNYILTKMSEGSTYEAALGEAQKLGYAEEDPTSDVEGWDAVYKLCLLARQCYDQWVCPEDIERVGISHIDQWHIQAAKELNLSFKLIAKLESDATSLKGFVKPALIDQEHSLAPIRGVLNAVTLEGKDMERLIFAGPGAGKETTANSVVEDFVFHEQQKHVLPRFTNRLTKLEEGIADNVTTQEVWFCKGNHESKIQPYLDKTTVWREHEVKGGKVFIVTPLPFSTPFHTFPLLTEMEQLKETVQSES, via the coding sequence ATGAAGATAGGCTTAATAGGGTATGGAACAGTAGGAAGTGGTGTGTATGAAAGGTTAATTGGCTCAAGAGAGCAAATTGAATCGATTATCGGAGAAAAATTCGAAATCGTTCGCATTCTAGTTAAAAATGTAGAGAAGTATAAGGATGTCAACTCGACATTATTCACTTCATCATGGGATACATTTTTTAATACAGATAAATACGACATTGTGTTTGAAGCGATTAATGGCACGGAACTGACGAAAACGTATACGAAGGCTCTTTTGAAACAAGGAACATCTGTTATATCCGCAAATAAAAAGCTCGTCGCATTACATGGTGAAGAATTAGAGCAATTGGCTTTTGAAAATCAAGCTTATTATGGCTGGGATGCAGCTGTATGTGGGGCTATACCTATTGTGAATGTTTTCAAAAGTGTGTTATTGACAACAAATATACAATCGATTGCCGGTATTCTGAATGGGACGAGTAACTATATTTTAACGAAAATGAGCGAGGGTAGCACATATGAAGCTGCACTTGGAGAAGCGCAAAAATTAGGGTATGCAGAAGAAGACCCAACATCTGATGTTGAGGGTTGGGATGCTGTATACAAGCTCTGTTTACTAGCTCGACAATGTTATGATCAGTGGGTTTGTCCCGAGGATATTGAACGGGTTGGCATAAGTCATATTGATCAATGGCATATTCAAGCGGCAAAAGAATTGAATTTATCGTTTAAATTAATTGCTAAATTAGAATCTGATGCGACGTCTTTAAAAGGTTTTGTTAAACCGGCTTTAATTGATCAAGAACACTCGTTAGCACCAATTCGTGGCGTTTTAAATGCGGTAACACTTGAAGGTAAGGATATGGAACGTCTTATTTTTGCGGGACCAGGAGCAGGAAAAGAAACAACAGCAAATAGTGTTGTTGAAGATTTTGTTTTCCACGAACAGCAAAAGCATGTCCTACCTAGATTTACAAATCGCTTAACGAAGCTTGAAGAGGGAATTGCTGACAATGTAACGACACAGGAAGTGTGGTTTTGTAAAGGAAATCATGAAAGTAAAATCCAACCGTATTTAGACAAAACGACGGTCTGGAGAGAGCATGAAGTAAAAGGAGGGAAAGTCTTTATTGTGACTCCACTCCCATTTTCAACGCCATTTCATACATTTCCACTTTTAACAGAAATGGAACAGTTAAAAGAAACGGTTCAAAGTGAATCATAA
- a CDS encoding cysteine desulfurase family protein, which yields MNEYYFDHAATSSVHPQVIEAMIPYYTEVFGNPSSSHRFGRRAKQALTDARHRLATHIHASTDEIIFTSGGTEANNLALLGYARANQMKGKHLITSKIEHHAVLHTMKQLEREGFTITYVDVDTTGRVSANDIEAALTEETILVSIMYGNNEVGTIQPIEEIGAILKSHQAVFHTDAVQAAGLKTLDRQLLGVDMLSLASHKVNGPKGVGCLYVSKALTLDATTYGGEQERKRRAGTENVPGIVGFSKAIELAKEQQDVNQQKYNTFQAAFIEIMDAHGVEYVLNGSKTRLAHILNVSFRDVKTETLLMKLDLAGIVASGGSACTAGTLVPSHVIEAMYGKGNHRVVEAIRFSFGLTNEESETIEAFSKIATIVKAEQSRDDFIE from the coding sequence ATGAACGAATACTATTTTGATCATGCTGCTACCTCATCGGTTCACCCACAAGTGATTGAGGCGATGATTCCATATTATACAGAAGTGTTCGGCAACCCATCGAGTAGTCATCGATTTGGGCGTCGAGCAAAACAAGCATTAACGGATGCTCGACATCGTTTAGCCACACATATTCATGCTAGTACGGATGAAATAATTTTTACAAGTGGTGGTACAGAGGCGAACAACCTTGCACTGCTTGGATACGCTAGAGCGAATCAAATGAAGGGAAAGCATTTGATTACATCTAAAATTGAGCATCATGCAGTATTACACACGATGAAGCAACTTGAAAGAGAAGGATTTACGATTACCTATGTTGACGTGGATACAACTGGAAGAGTATCAGCTAACGATATAGAAGCGGCATTAACAGAAGAGACCATATTGGTATCTATTATGTATGGTAATAATGAGGTCGGAACAATACAACCAATAGAAGAAATCGGAGCCATTCTTAAATCTCACCAAGCCGTTTTTCACACAGATGCTGTTCAGGCTGCAGGATTAAAAACCCTTGATCGTCAGTTGTTAGGTGTTGATATGCTTTCACTTGCTAGTCATAAGGTGAACGGACCAAAAGGTGTAGGGTGTTTATATGTATCAAAAGCATTGACCCTTGATGCAACGACCTATGGTGGTGAACAAGAGCGGAAACGTCGTGCCGGCACAGAAAATGTACCGGGTATTGTTGGTTTTTCAAAAGCGATTGAGCTTGCAAAAGAGCAACAGGACGTCAATCAGCAAAAGTACAATACTTTCCAAGCCGCATTTATAGAAATAATGGATGCTCATGGTGTAGAGTATGTACTAAACGGATCGAAAACGCGTTTAGCCCACATTCTTAATGTGAGTTTTCGTGACGTTAAGACTGAAACATTACTAATGAAACTTGATCTAGCGGGCATTGTTGCATCTGGAGGTTCTGCTTGTACAGCTGGTACACTGGTTCCATCCCATGTTATAGAAGCGATGTATGGAAAAGGTAACCATAGAGTAGTGGAAGCGATTCGCTTTAGCTTTGGATTAACTAATGAAGAAAGCGAAACGATAGAAGCATTTAGTAAAATAGCTACAATTGTCAAGGCAGAACAAAGCCGAGATGATTTTATCGAATAG
- a CDS encoding replication-associated recombination protein A, whose product MKQKPLAFRMRPTSIDDVIGQERLLGEGKLLRRMVEANQLSSMVLYGPPGTGKTSIASAIAGTSGHHYRLLNATVHNKKDMETVVAEAKMYGSIILILDEVHRLDKAKQDFLLPHLESGLILLIGATTANPYHSINPAIRSRCHIFELEQLNPVEIEQALHRALTDNEHGLGHEKIDIDAKAITHLALACGGDVRAGLNALELAVLSTPKDENGIRSIPLETAEQSIQKKSIQHDKDGDGHYDVLSAFQKSIRGSDVDASLHYLARLLEAGDLVSIHRRLLVIAYEDIGLANPQAGSRTLTAIEAAERIGLPEARIPLANAVIELALSPKSNRAYKGIDAAIAALREGGNATIPLHLKDAHYQGAKNLGRGTEYKYPHDFDGGWVKQQYLPDAFKNHHYYEPNHDNKFEHALAALYEKRQ is encoded by the coding sequence ATGAAACAAAAACCACTTGCTTTTCGAATGAGGCCGACTTCTATTGATGATGTAATCGGTCAAGAACGCTTGTTAGGTGAAGGAAAATTATTACGCCGCATGGTGGAAGCAAACCAACTTTCATCAATGGTCTTATATGGTCCTCCCGGCACTGGAAAAACGTCTATAGCGAGTGCCATTGCTGGTACAAGTGGCCATCATTATCGCCTTTTAAATGCCACCGTCCATAATAAAAAAGATATGGAAACGGTCGTAGCTGAAGCAAAAATGTATGGATCCATCATTCTCATATTAGACGAAGTTCATCGACTCGATAAAGCGAAACAAGACTTTTTATTGCCACATTTAGAAAGTGGCTTAATACTGCTAATTGGTGCTACAACGGCCAATCCTTATCACTCTATTAATCCTGCTATTCGAAGCCGTTGTCATATATTTGAGCTTGAACAATTAAATCCAGTTGAAATTGAACAAGCACTTCACCGAGCTTTAACTGACAATGAACATGGGCTTGGTCATGAGAAAATTGACATTGATGCTAAGGCGATTACACATTTAGCTCTTGCTTGCGGTGGTGATGTACGAGCTGGATTAAATGCTCTCGAACTCGCGGTTCTTTCGACTCCAAAAGATGAAAATGGCATTCGATCTATTCCGTTAGAAACAGCAGAACAAAGTATCCAAAAGAAAAGCATTCAGCATGACAAAGATGGTGATGGCCACTATGATGTTTTGTCTGCTTTTCAAAAATCCATTCGCGGGAGCGATGTTGATGCAAGTTTACACTATCTTGCTCGATTATTAGAAGCAGGAGATTTAGTTAGTATTCACCGCCGCCTTCTTGTTATTGCATATGAAGATATCGGACTGGCAAACCCTCAAGCTGGTTCACGCACATTAACTGCGATTGAAGCGGCAGAACGTATCGGTCTACCCGAGGCACGAATCCCATTGGCGAATGCTGTGATTGAACTGGCTCTATCACCTAAAAGTAATCGTGCCTATAAAGGAATCGATGCTGCTATAGCGGCGCTTCGCGAAGGAGGAAACGCAACAATTCCGCTACATTTAAAAGACGCGCATTATCAAGGTGCTAAAAACTTAGGTAGAGGTACTGAGTATAAGTATCCGCATGACTTTGACGGAGGTTGGGTAAAGCAACAATATTTACCGGATGCTTTTAAAAATCACCACTATTATGAGCCAAATCACGACAATAAATTTGAACATGCGCTTGCTGCACTTTACGAAAAGCGGCAGTAA
- the cymR gene encoding cysteine metabolism transcriptional regulator CymR: MKISTKGRYGLTIMMALAKKEGEGPISLKSIAQEYNLSEHYLEQLIAPLRNATLVKSVRGAYGGYKLAKQPEEITAGDIIRVLEGPISPVEVLDDEEPAKRDLWIKIRDAVKDVLDTTTLSDLANFKEDGEQDYYMFYI; encoded by the coding sequence ATGAAAATATCGACAAAAGGTCGCTACGGATTGACAATTATGATGGCACTAGCAAAAAAAGAAGGGGAAGGTCCCATTTCATTAAAGTCAATTGCACAAGAATACAATCTATCTGAACATTATTTAGAGCAACTAATTGCCCCGCTTCGAAATGCAACTCTGGTAAAAAGTGTGCGTGGTGCGTACGGCGGCTATAAGCTAGCAAAGCAGCCAGAAGAGATTACAGCTGGTGATATTATCCGTGTATTGGAAGGACCGATTAGCCCGGTGGAAGTGTTGGATGATGAAGAGCCGGCTAAACGCGATCTCTGGATTAAAATAAGAGATGCTGTTAAAGACGTGCTTGATACAACAACGCTCTCGGATTTAGCGAACTTTAAAGAAGATGGCGAGCAAGATTATTACATGTTTTACATTTAA
- a CDS encoding tRNA threonylcarbamoyladenosine dehydratase, with protein MLHQFSRNELAIGHDGLDRLKGSTVAVLGIGGVGSFSAEALARSGVGKIVLVDKDDVDITNVNRQIHALLSTVGQPKVDLMAKRIQDINPDCEVIALKMFYTEETYEDFFSHGLDYVIDASDTISYKIHLIKECRKRKIPFISSMGVANKLDPTRLRIEDISKTSYDPIAKVIRTRLRKEGIKKGVAVVFSDEKPIQIREDIRQEIVPESAEQGTIRKAKLPPSSNAFVPSVSGLIMAGHVITNLLEGITINRQN; from the coding sequence GTGTTACACCAGTTTTCAAGAAATGAACTGGCCATTGGCCATGATGGGTTAGATCGATTAAAAGGAAGTACAGTTGCGGTGCTTGGGATTGGTGGGGTAGGCTCGTTTTCAGCTGAAGCTCTAGCTCGCTCAGGCGTTGGTAAAATTGTACTCGTTGATAAAGATGATGTTGATATAACAAACGTTAATCGGCAAATTCATGCTTTATTGTCAACAGTTGGTCAACCAAAGGTGGATTTAATGGCTAAGCGAATTCAAGACATTAATCCAGATTGTGAGGTCATTGCTTTAAAAATGTTCTACACAGAAGAGACATATGAAGATTTCTTTTCTCACGGTTTAGACTATGTCATTGATGCCAGTGATACGATTTCTTATAAAATTCATTTAATAAAAGAATGTCGGAAGCGTAAGATCCCGTTCATTTCAAGTATGGGTGTTGCTAACAAACTTGATCCAACTCGACTACGTATTGAAGATATTTCAAAAACGAGTTATGATCCTATTGCCAAAGTGATTCGCACACGTCTTCGAAAAGAGGGTATTAAAAAAGGGGTAGCAGTTGTATTTTCAGATGAAAAACCCATTCAGATTCGCGAAGATATCCGTCAAGAAATTGTGCCAGAAAGTGCCGAGCAAGGGACTATTCGTAAAGCAAAGCTTCCTCCGTCTTCGAATGCTTTCGTGCCATCTGTGTCAGGATTAATTATGGCTGGACATGTTATTACAAACTTGTTAGAGGGAATAACCATTAACCGTCAAAACTAA
- the mnmA gene encoding tRNA 2-thiouridine(34) synthase MnmA: MKKPEETRVVVGMSGGVDSSVTALVLKEQGYDVIGIFMKNWDDTNDSGFCSATEDYEDVERVAQQLDIPYYAVNFEKEYWDKVFTYFLDEYKSGRTPNPDVMCNKEIKFKAFLNHAIALGADYVATGHYAQIDYKDGEYQLLKGADANKDQTYFLNALSQKQLSKVMFPLGHMAKADVRKKAEEAGLATAKKKDSTGICFIGERDFKEFLQTFIPAQPGEMQTVDGEVKGEHDGLMYYTLGQRQGLGIGGAGEPWFVIDKDLERNVLIVGQGFHHEGLYSSGLKAVGMNWIMSEPDAEFTCKAKFRYRQDDQWVTVIPRENGQVDILFHEKQRAITPGQAVVLYDQERCLGGGTIDEVIRENV, encoded by the coding sequence ATGAAAAAACCAGAAGAGACTCGAGTTGTCGTCGGAATGTCTGGTGGCGTCGATTCTTCTGTTACAGCACTTGTCTTAAAAGAGCAAGGCTATGACGTCATTGGGATCTTCATGAAAAACTGGGACGATACAAACGATTCAGGCTTTTGCTCTGCAACAGAAGATTATGAGGATGTGGAGCGTGTTGCTCAACAGCTTGATATTCCTTATTATGCGGTCAATTTTGAAAAAGAGTATTGGGACAAAGTATTTACGTACTTTTTAGATGAATACAAATCTGGGCGCACGCCAAATCCAGATGTTATGTGTAACAAAGAAATTAAATTTAAAGCATTTTTGAATCACGCAATCGCTCTTGGGGCTGATTATGTAGCAACAGGGCACTATGCGCAAATTGATTATAAAGATGGGGAGTATCAATTACTAAAAGGTGCTGATGCTAATAAAGATCAAACATACTTTTTGAATGCTTTAAGTCAGAAGCAATTATCTAAAGTGATGTTCCCGCTTGGTCATATGGCGAAAGCAGATGTACGAAAGAAAGCGGAAGAGGCTGGGCTAGCAACAGCGAAAAAGAAAGATAGTACAGGCATTTGTTTTATTGGCGAGCGAGATTTTAAAGAATTTTTACAAACGTTTATTCCTGCTCAACCTGGCGAAATGCAAACCGTTGATGGTGAAGTGAAGGGCGAGCATGATGGATTAATGTACTATACATTAGGACAAAGGCAGGGATTAGGAATAGGTGGTGCCGGTGAACCTTGGTTTGTTATTGATAAAGACTTAGAACGAAACGTATTAATCGTTGGACAAGGCTTTCATCATGAAGGGTTATACTCTTCTGGTTTAAAAGCAGTAGGAATGAACTGGATTATGAGTGAACCAGATGCTGAATTTACATGTAAAGCAAAGTTTCGGTATCGTCAAGATGATCAATGGGTCACGGTTATTCCACGAGAAAACGGACAGGTTGATATTCTCTTCCATGAGAAACAACGTGCGATTACACCAGGACAGGCAGTCGTGTTATATGATCAAGAACGTTGCCTCGGTGGAGGAACAATTGATGAGGTTATACGGGAAAACGTCTAA
- the aspS gene encoding aspartate--tRNA ligase, with product MSKRTHHCGEITKQQAGEEVKLVGWVQRRRDLGQVIFLDIRDRSGLVQVVCSPDINEQALQQADRVRNEYMISIKGIVVERNEKAVNAKIATGEIEIHVHECELLNASKPLPFQIEANTDASEDVRLKYRYLDLRRPDMQEAFKLRHRITKTVRDFLDSDGFLEIETPMLTKSTPEGARDYLVPSRVHHGEFYALPQSPQIFKQLLMVSGFEKYFQIVRCFRDEDLRADRQPEFTQIDIEASFLETEDVLAMTEKLMKKLMLDTHGLELEGSFERMTYDDAMNRYGSDKPDTRFDMELVDLTTVLQDTEFKVFKQAIESKGIIKGLNLVGGASKLSRKEIDALTDFVKPYGAKGLAWLKVEEDGLKGPIAKFFNSEQSEALLEHMQATPGDLLFFGADKKQVVFDSLGALRLKFGKEFDLIDSSKFNFLWVVDFPLVEYDEQARRYVALHHPFTRPKKEDLHLLQSNPDDVRAEAYDLVLNGYELGGGSQRIYERDLQEKMFETLGFTKEQANEEFGFLLEAFEYGTPPHGGIALGLDRIVMLLAQKTNLREVIAFPKTASASDLMTSAPGAVSLEQLIDLNLSVLGKRG from the coding sequence GTGAGTAAACGAACACATCATTGTGGAGAAATAACAAAGCAGCAGGCTGGTGAAGAAGTAAAGCTTGTTGGTTGGGTACAGCGTAGAAGAGATTTAGGGCAGGTTATTTTCTTAGACATACGAGATCGTTCTGGTCTTGTTCAAGTAGTTTGTAGTCCTGATATTAATGAGCAAGCATTACAACAGGCTGATCGTGTTCGGAATGAATATATGATTTCTATTAAAGGAATCGTCGTTGAACGAAATGAAAAAGCTGTTAATGCAAAAATTGCAACCGGCGAAATTGAAATCCATGTTCATGAATGTGAATTATTAAACGCTTCTAAACCACTTCCGTTTCAAATTGAAGCAAATACAGATGCCTCTGAAGATGTGCGCTTAAAATACCGTTATTTAGATTTACGTCGTCCTGATATGCAGGAGGCGTTTAAACTCAGACATCGAATTACAAAAACAGTGCGTGATTTTCTTGATAGCGACGGCTTCTTAGAAATTGAAACGCCGATGTTGACGAAGAGTACACCAGAAGGTGCGAGAGACTATTTAGTTCCGAGTCGTGTTCATCACGGTGAATTTTATGCACTACCACAATCACCACAAATCTTTAAACAACTCTTAATGGTGTCTGGTTTTGAAAAGTATTTCCAAATTGTTCGCTGTTTTAGAGATGAAGATCTACGTGCTGATCGTCAACCTGAATTCACGCAAATCGACATTGAAGCAAGCTTCCTAGAAACAGAGGATGTTCTCGCAATGACAGAGAAGCTTATGAAGAAGTTAATGCTTGATACCCATGGTTTAGAATTAGAAGGTTCTTTTGAACGAATGACATATGACGATGCAATGAATCGTTATGGATCAGATAAACCAGATACTCGCTTTGATATGGAGCTTGTTGACCTTACAACGGTCCTTCAAGATACTGAGTTTAAAGTGTTTAAACAAGCGATAGAATCAAAAGGAATTATAAAAGGTTTAAACCTTGTTGGAGGGGCAAGCAAGCTATCTCGTAAAGAAATAGATGCTTTAACAGACTTCGTTAAGCCATACGGAGCAAAAGGTCTTGCTTGGTTAAAGGTAGAAGAAGATGGCCTTAAAGGACCGATTGCAAAGTTCTTTAACAGTGAGCAGTCTGAAGCATTGCTCGAGCACATGCAAGCCACTCCAGGTGACTTGTTGTTCTTCGGAGCAGACAAAAAGCAAGTTGTCTTTGATTCTCTCGGTGCACTTCGGTTGAAATTTGGAAAGGAATTCGATCTTATCGATTCGTCTAAATTTAATTTTCTTTGGGTTGTTGATTTTCCGCTTGTTGAATATGATGAGCAAGCAAGACGATATGTTGCTTTACACCATCCTTTCACTAGACCAAAGAAAGAAGATTTACATTTACTCCAATCAAATCCAGATGATGTACGGGCAGAAGCATATGATCTCGTACTAAATGGTTATGAATTAGGTGGAGGTTCACAGCGTATTTATGAGCGTGATCTTCAAGAAAAGATGTTTGAAACCCTTGGCTTTACAAAAGAACAAGCGAATGAAGAATTTGGCTTTTTGCTCGAAGCATTTGAATACGGTACGCCTCCTCACGGTGGTATCGCACTAGGATTAGACCGTATCGTCATGTTACTAGCTCAAAAGACGAACTTAAGAGAGGTTATTGCGTTTCCGAAAACAGCGAGTGCAAGTGACTTAATGACTAGTGCGCCAGGTGCTGTTAGTTTAGAACAATTAATCGATTTAAATCTTTCTGTTTTAGGGAAGCGTGGTTGA